GCTTGATGGCGGCCCCGAGCTTCGCCAGCGCCGTCTTCAGTTGTTCATCTTCGATGTCGCCCAGGCTCTCCGCCACCTTGGCCACCGCTTTGGCGTCGGGCGGGGCAGGCCGCTTCCGGGCCTGGGGCCGCGACAGCGGAGCCTGGCGGAAGGCGAGCTTGCCGACCGCGCTCCAGCCGAAGAAGCGGTTGACGCGCTCCAGGATGATATCGGCGGAATGCTGGATTTCCAGCGCCATCGGCCCCTCGACCCGCAGCACCAGGGTCGCCGGCTCCTGCGGCTGGCCCTCCACCGGGCGCGGCCATTGCATCTTCAGCGGCTCGGCATGGGCCGCGATCTCCGGACCTGCAATCTGCGCCCACCGCGTCACCAACTCGCGCGCCGCGAAGCCCTGCTTGGCATAGGCCTCGGCAAAGACGTCGTTGAGCAGGATCCCGAGCGGCTTGGCGCTGATGGGGCCGGGTTTGTAGATGGGACCGGATTTGGACATGGGGCCTTATAGCATTTCGGCGCGCGGGCCACATGTGCTTCGCCGTCATGGCCGGGCCTGTCCCGGCCATCCATGTTCTCCCTGCGAAGAAAGACGTGGATGTCCGCGACGAGCGCGGGCATGACGTGGAGAGGCCGGCGTATTGCCGTTACAGTGTTGGGATGAGCTCGACAACCGCCCGCAAGCCGAGGCCGGAACCTTCCGTGTCCACGTCATCGGCTCGTCCCACCTTGCTGCTTGCCTGGTACGACCGCCACCGCCGCCGTCTGCCCTGGCGCGCCGCGCCCGGCGAGGCGTCGGACCCGTACCGCGTCTGGCTGTCGGAGATCATGCTCCAGCAGACAACGGTGAAGGCGGTCGGCCCCTATTTCGAAAAATTCGTCGCGCGCTGGCCTGATGTCGCGGCACTCGGCAACGCCTCGCAGGACGACGTGCTGCGAATGTGGGCCGGGCTCGGCTACTATTCGCGTGCGCGCAATCTCTACGCCTGCGCGGTCGCGGTGACGCGCGAGCATGGCGGCAGCTTTCCGGATACGGAGGAGGGGCTTCGCGCATTGCCGGGGATCGGCCCGTACACCGCGGCGGCGATCGCGGCGATCGCGTTCGATCGTCACACCATGCCGGTCGACGGCAATATCGAGCGCGTGGTGTCGCGCCTGTTTGCGGTCGAGCAGGAACTGCCGCAAGCCAAACCGCTGATCCAGCAACTTGCATCGACGCTGCTTGCCAACTCCCGCGCCGGCGACAGCGCGCAGGCGCTGATGGATCTGGGCGCCTCGATCTGCACGCCGAAAAAGCCGGCTTGCTCGTTGTGTCCGCTGAACGAGGATTGCACGGCGCGCCTGCAGGGCACGCAGGAGACCTTTCCACGCAAGGCGCCCAAGAAAAGTGGGACCTTGCGGCGTGGCGCCGCCTTCGTGGTCACGCGCGGCGACGAGTTGCTTGTCCGCTCGCGGCCGGAAAAGGGCCTGCTCGGCGGCATGACGGAAGTGCCGGGCTCGGACTGGCTCGCCGGACAAGAGGATGCCGCCGCCAAAAAGCAGGCGCCGGAGCTGAAGGGATTGTCGCGCTGGCAGCGCAAAGTGGGCGTCGTCACCCACGTCTTCACGCATTTTCCACTTGAGCTTGTGGTCTACACCGCCAAGGCCGAAATCCGCACGCGCGCGCCTGCCGGCATGCGCTGGGTGCCGGTCGCCACGCTTGCGGACGAGGCGCTGCCCAATGTCATGCGCAAGGTGATTGCGCACGCGCTGGGCTGATCATCGTCAGGCCGCGCGTGCGGCCCGCTGGTCCTCCGCGGGCATCAGGAAGGTGCGGTTGCGGCCGGTCTTCTTGGCGACATAGAGGCCCTGGTCAGCGCGCTCGATCACGTCCTGCACGTCGCGGTCGCTCTCGTCGAACAGTGCGAGCCCGACCGAGACGGTGAGCGTGATGACGACGTTGTCGTGGCTGACCCTTGCGCTCTCGATCGATGTCCGGATGCGATCGGCGAGCAGCACCGCCGTCTCCTGATCGATCTCTCGCAAGAGCACCACGAACTCCTCACCGCCGAAGCGGGCGGCCTTGTCGGTGGTCCGGATCGACTGGTTGACGACCTCGGCGACGCGCTTGATGGCGTCGTCGCCGGCGGCGTGGCCATGGGTGTCGTTGATCTTCTTGAAATGGTCTATGTCGATCATCAGCGTCGCCATGTTGCGCTTGTAGCGGCGGCAGAACGCCATCGCATCGTCGGCGACGGCGAGGAAGGAGCGGCGGTTCATCAGGCCGGTCATGAAATCGGTGTCGGCGAGCTGGCGCAACTTCAGCATGTCCTCCTGAAGCTGCATCGCGTTTTCGGTCGCGCGCAGCTCGGCCTCCTTGGTGCGCTCCTCGGCGATGCCGATGCGGCGGAGCAGCGAGCGCAGTGCGCGAGAGAGCTGGACGACCTCGGCGGAGCCGCTCTGCCGCGCCAGCATGGTCGGCCCATGGGCGCGTCCGATGCGGTCGGCCTCCCGCGTCAGGGCGACGATCGGGGCTGCGATCCTTCGCGAGACCACAACGGCCAGCGAAAGCGCGATCAGCGCTGTCGCTGCGCCGATCGCCAAAATCATCTGCGCCGACCAGATCGCGGCCTTGAGCGCCACGCTCGCCGGCTGAGTCGCGGTGACGATCCAGTTCAGGCCCTGATAGTCGCGATGTCCCTTGCCGACGTGGAAGGCCGTCAGCATTTGCTCGCCGTTGTCGGTTTCCCTGAATGTGCCGGCGCCGGTCTTCACGATGCGCGCGAGCTCGTCGCCGCCGTAGCGGATCGTCTCTTTCTGCGGCCCCAGCAAGACCATGCCGCCCTTGCTGAGGATCGACAGGGTCGCGTCGGCGTTGCCATCATTGGCTTCGACGTCTTTGATCAAGTTGCTCGCCCAGTCCCAATTCAGGTGACCGCCGAGGACGCCGAGCAGATCGCCATTGGTGTCACGTACGGGGACGGCGATGTCGACAAAGCGGTAGGGCTCGTTATTGGCGCGCTGCGTCAGCAGCGAGGCCAGCAGGATGGCCTCATGCACATCGCCGACAGCTACCCTTTCGAGCCCCTGCTTGAACCAGGGGCGCTCGGCCACGGATTTGCCCTGGAGGAGGCCGCCGGTGGCGGCGACGACGTCGCCATTTACGTCGGCATAGCCAATCCAGGCGAATTCAGAGAACGAGCGCTGGAGGTTCTCCAGCGAACTGCGCAAAGCGACCGGATCCCCCTGCCACTGCGTTTGCATCGGTTGCATCTCGGCGAACAGCTTCATCTCCTGCTGGCGCGTCGCCATAAACCGATCGAGCCGGCCAGAAGCCGTGGAAGCA
The sequence above is drawn from the Bradyrhizobium amphicarpaeae genome and encodes:
- a CDS encoding sensor domain-containing diguanylate cyclase, which codes for MRALLQQVRDRLHVIEDHLTVRTQIAAAVAVMSVVLVGTLAAGAALISYRNTAALIESSLTATASTASGRLDRFMATRQQEMKLFAEMQPMQTQWQGDPVALRSSLENLQRSFSEFAWIGYADVNGDVVAATGGLLQGKSVAERPWFKQGLERVAVGDVHEAILLASLLTQRANNEPYRFVDIAVPVRDTNGDLLGVLGGHLNWDWASNLIKDVEANDGNADATLSILSKGGMVLLGPQKETIRYGGDELARIVKTGAGTFRETDNGEQMLTAFHVGKGHRDYQGLNWIVTATQPASVALKAAIWSAQMILAIGAATALIALSLAVVVSRRIAAPIVALTREADRIGRAHGPTMLARQSGSAEVVQLSRALRSLLRRIGIAEERTKEAELRATENAMQLQEDMLKLRQLADTDFMTGLMNRRSFLAVADDAMAFCRRYKRNMATLMIDIDHFKKINDTHGHAAGDDAIKRVAEVVNQSIRTTDKAARFGGEEFVVLLREIDQETAVLLADRIRTSIESARVSHDNVVITLTVSVGLALFDESDRDVQDVIERADQGLYVAKKTGRNRTFLMPAEDQRAARAA
- a CDS encoding DUF721 domain-containing protein — translated: MSKSGPIYKPGPISAKPLGILLNDVFAEAYAKQGFAARELVTRWAQIAGPEIAAHAEPLKMQWPRPVEGQPQEPATLVLRVEGPMALEIQHSADIILERVNRFFGWSAVGKLAFRQAPLSRPQARKRPAPPDAKAVAKVAESLGDIEDEQLKTALAKLGAAIKRN
- the mutY gene encoding A/G-specific adenine glycosylase, whose protein sequence is MSSTTARKPRPEPSVSTSSARPTLLLAWYDRHRRRLPWRAAPGEASDPYRVWLSEIMLQQTTVKAVGPYFEKFVARWPDVAALGNASQDDVLRMWAGLGYYSRARNLYACAVAVTREHGGSFPDTEEGLRALPGIGPYTAAAIAAIAFDRHTMPVDGNIERVVSRLFAVEQELPQAKPLIQQLASTLLANSRAGDSAQALMDLGASICTPKKPACSLCPLNEDCTARLQGTQETFPRKAPKKSGTLRRGAAFVVTRGDELLVRSRPEKGLLGGMTEVPGSDWLAGQEDAAAKKQAPELKGLSRWQRKVGVVTHVFTHFPLELVVYTAKAEIRTRAPAGMRWVPVATLADEALPNVMRKVIAHALG